The Macaca fascicularis isolate 582-1 chromosome 1, T2T-MFA8v1.1 genome includes a window with the following:
- the LOC123566782 gene encoding calreticulin-like, producing MVGGFHQQLNRHSPNTNSVLGLRLGTEWARHGPLTSQNSQSMKINKDTHLYTLIIRFNATYEVKIDNQQVAAGNLKEDWDFLPPRKIKDPYAWKPRKWDECLHIEDPEDKKPEIRGRLAGKQVLSWILI from the exons ATGGTAGGTGGATTTCATCAACAACTCAACAGGCATTCACCAAATACTAACTCTGTGCTGGGCCTTAGGCTGGGGACAGAGTGGGCCAGACATGGGCCTTTGACTTCACAGAACTCACAGTCAATGAAG ATCAATAAAGACACTCACCTGTATACTCTGATTATTCGCTTCAATGCTACTTATGAGGTTAAAATTGACAACCAGCAGGTGGCAGCTGGGAATCTGAAGGAGGATTGGGACTTCTTGCCTCCCAGGAAAATAAAAGACCCCTATGCCTGGAAACCAAGGAAATGGGATGAATGCCTGCACATAGAGGATCCGGAAGACAAGAAACCTGAGATCAGAGGGCGTTTGGCTGGGAAGCAG GTCCTGAGCTGGATCCTCATATAG